One genomic region from Methanomicrobia archaeon encodes:
- a CDS encoding 50S ribosomal protein L14, with amino-acid sequence MKGIKAKIPRALPTGARLDCVDNTGAKVLQIIAVKGYRGVKNRYPKAGIGDVVIVSVKKGRPEIKKQIVKAVIVRQRKEFRRPSGLRVKFEDNAAVIVDDKGMPKGSEIRGPVAREAVERFSKIASAAAIIV; translated from the coding sequence ATGAAAGGGATAAAGGCGAAGATACCGCGGGCTTTGCCGACCGGTGCGCGGTTAGACTGCGTGGATAACACCGGTGCGAAGGTCCTGCAGATCATTGCGGTGAAGGGGTATCGCGGCGTGAAGAACCGGTATCCGAAGGCGGGCATCGGTGATGTGGTCATTGTTTCGGTGAAGAAAGGCAGGCCAGAGATCAAGAAGCAGATCGTAAAAGCGGTAATTGTGCGCCAGCGAAAGGAGTTCAGGCGGCCGTCGGGGCTGCGGGTGAAGTTCGAGGATAACGCGGCCGTGATCGTGGATGATAAAGGCATGCCGAAGGGCTCGGAGATTCGCGGACCCGTGGCCAGGGAAGCGGTGGAGCGGTTCTCGAAGATCGCGTCGGCTGCGGCGATCATCGTTTAG